Proteins encoded together in one Ictidomys tridecemlineatus isolate mIctTri1 chromosome 3, mIctTri1.hap1, whole genome shotgun sequence window:
- the Gpr171 gene encoding G-protein coupled receptor 171, with translation MMNSSSFCPVYRDLEPFTYFFYLVFLIGIIGSCFAAWAFTQTPTNHRCVSIYLINLLTADFLLTLALPVKIVVDLGVAPWKLRIFHCQVTACLIYINMYLSIIFLAFVSIDRYLQLIHSCKIYRIQEPGFAKMISTVVWLMVLLIMVPNMAIPIKHIREKPNVGCMEFKNEFGRNWHLLTNFICVAIFLNFSAIILISNCLVIRQLYRNKDNENYPNVRRALVSILLVTAGYIVCFLPYHVVRTPYTLSQTEVISDCSTRISLFKAKEATLLLAVSNLCFDPILYYHLSKGFRSKVTETFASPKETKAQKEKTRSENDV, from the coding sequence ATGATGAACAGCTCGTCCTTCTGTCCAGTTTACAGAGATCTAGAGCctttcacctattttttttatCTGGTTTTCCTCATTGGAATTATCGGAAGTTGCTTTGCAGCCTGGGCTTTTACACAGACCCCCACAAATCACAGGTGTGTGAGCATCTACCTAATCAACTTGCTTACTGCCGATTTCCTGCTCACTCTGGCGTTGCCAGTGAAAATTGTTGTGGACCTGGGCGTGGCGCCATGGAAGCTAAGGATATTCCACTGCCAAGTGACAGCCTGCCTGATCTACATTAACATGTACCTATCCATCATCTTCCTGGCCTTTGTCAGCATTGACCGCTacctccagctgatccacagctGCAAGATCTACCGCATCCAAGAACCTGGATTCGCAAAAATGATCTCCACAGTTGTGTGGCTCATGGTCCTTCTTATAATGGTCCCCAACATGGCAATTCCCATCAAACACATCCGGGAAAAGCCGAATGTAGGCTGCatggaatttaaaaatgaattcggAAGAAACTGGCATTTGCTGACCAACTTCATATGTGTAGcaatatttctgaatttctcaGCCATCATTTTAATATCCAACTGCCTTGTGATTCGACAACTCTACAGAAACAAAGATAATGAAAACTACCCAAACGTGAGACGGGCCCTCGTCAGCATCCTCCTGGTGACAGCGGGCTACATTGTTTGCTTCCTGCCCTACCATGTTGTGCGGACCCCGTACACCCTCAGCCAGACGGAGGTCATCTCTGACTGCTCCACCAGGATCTCGCTCTTCAAAGCCAAGGAGGCCACGCTGCTCCTggcagtgtccaacctgtgctttgACCCCATCCTGTACTATCATCTCTCAAAAGGATTCCGCTCTAAGGTCACTGAGACATTTGCCTCACCTAAGGAGACTAAGgcccagaaagaaaaaacaaggtCTGAAAATGATGTGTAA